Below is a window of Zygosaccharomyces rouxii strain CBS732 chromosome C complete sequence DNA.
TTGAATACTTCTCGAGATGTATTGCTGTGTGTGTGTTGGGACATCCTTTTGATTGGTTCAAGTATGCAGCATATGTCCTTAAGCCTCTGGTAGCATTGGGAATAAATCGCGAGGAATTGCAGCTGATCTTATTCCGGAGCTGAAAAAGAGCACTGTGAGAATATAAGGTGTATGGCTCGGTGACTGGACACCGCTACAGTAACAGCCCACGGTTTCCAAACCTTTTTGTCGGTTCTTTTCAAGATATTTCTTCCCCCATCAAGAATCGAACCTACGAACTCGTCTTATCCgataaatttatcaaatggTATCATTTGCGTAAAGCAAGAAGATATTCGCAAGCAAAATATTTGCTACACGTCCTGTGTGCATTAGATTTGGCACAATTGACTCGGGCAGTACTTCAAATCATCCTGCTCCCCAGTCCATCCCCTGCACCTCTCCGACGCGTAGATCACTAACTTTAAATCTGAAAAGAGTAGTCAACTCacaaaattttgcattAAACTAAGCAATTGATTGCAAACATCccaaataaaatttctatTCTTCTGCAGTTTCTCGAGCACAcgaattttatttatttttttttgcccaagttgaaaaaatgaaaaaaaaaaaaaaaaaaaaaaaaaaaaacataGACGcgaaaaaagaatttagAAGCGCGTCTTGATGGGAATCAGCAATCAAGCAAATTCGAATACCACTAAAGattaaaaaataataattccATGTACGTGTTTATCGATTTCTCACCAATGGTGTCGAGAGATTAGTCTCAACCACAACTACCGTTCATTTCACTTCTCTGCCATTAAAAGCCTTTTTCTAACAGAGGTTTATTCCCCAACGTCGTTCGTTAGCGTTTTAATtcaacaataacaacagcAGTATTATACTAGTACCCATATCCTTTGGGGTCATCTCAAGACCATGGCAGAGAAGTTAAGGCTGagagaacaagaagaagaggaagaggaagatttCAATATGTTTAAGGGAGAGGAAATGGATTACGGAGGTAGtaatgatgacgaagagGACGAGGACGAAGAAGATTCTGATGGTAGGAGATCGTCAAATAATTTAAGATTTTATCCCTACACAAATCATAAGCTGACCCGAAGCGTTGGAACTCTAAACCTTTCGTTGAGTAGTAACCTGTCTACACCTCATCATAATAAACAATTGGGTGATATAAGGGAGGAGGATCCAAATGAAAGAAGTGTTAATGAATACATCAATCGATGGTCGCCATTTGACGATTATAGTCCAAGTACACCTGTAACATTAAAAAGAACGGCTTCAAAAAGTGAACTTTCGCCATTTGTTAATGATCCTGATATCTTGAAGCGATGGAAATATAAAGTTTCGAATTCTAGACTGAATAAAAGTTCTCTGAGCCCCCCACAAATACAACAACGAGATACAGAGAATGTACCGCCATCGGGTAGACTAGACCCATCGGCATTTAATGCACCGACTGGATTGGTGTCAAAAACGAGTAGATCTTCTTCCACGTATCCACAGAAATTATCCATTCCTGATACTCCTGTGAAAAAATCACCGATGTTAGAAGAATCAAGGTTATCAAATACAATGGATGATTCTCCAAGATTTAATGTTACTCACGAAACTTCACTTTTCCAACAATCACCATCTTTAAAGACAATCCCTCAAATTTCTGTTGATAATTCACCCTTGAGTGCCGGTAACTACAATGGTAATCCGATTCTTGATAATGAcgatgataataataataataatcataGTCGTAATCATGATGTCAGTATTAACAGACTATCGAAAATACGATATCCGCCCCATTTCCACGTTAATCGAtataaaaagattaaaaaatcgagaaattcaattgttctGAAAAATAGTGAATTGACCAACAGTTTACAACAATTCACGGACGATCTTTATGGGACTGATAATGGTAACTATCAAGATCAAAATGGGGACGTTAtgtttttatcaaatttaccGCCACCAAGTATTGGTGACCCGCGTACATTTTATGAGGGGGGCAGCAGCACTGATACGACACCAACGAGAAGAAAATCGATGTTAGGAGCCCAAAACAAACAACATTTACCATCAATTCGGGTACCATCTTCAGATAATAGATTAGAATTCGCCGCGCATAATGGATCAGCAGAATCTTCACCTTTACAACATCGAAAGCATGCAACCCTGAATCCAGATAGTcatctttttgaaaagtttaaaAACGTTTGCACATTAGGTGAAGgtcaattttccaaagtttaTCAAGTAACATTTGCTCAAAACAATCGAAAATATGCGGTTAAGGCGATTCAACCCAATAAATATAATACCGTGAAACGAATATTACAAGAAGTTAAAATACTCGATGAGATAAGTAAGACGAATTTGGACCAAGAGGGTAAGGAATATGTGATAGACTTTATTAGTTCATGGAAGTATCAAAATGCGTTTTATGTGATGACTGAATACTGTGAAAATGGGAATTTGGATGGTTTTTTACAAGAGCATATTATTGCCAAAAATACAAGACTAGAAGATTGgagaatttggaaaattatTGTCGAAATAAGTCTCGCTCTGAGGTTCGTCCACGAATCTTGTCACATCGTCCATCTAGACCTTAAGCCAGTAAACGTTATGGTTACTTTTGAAGGTAATTTAAAATTAGGAGATTTTGGTATGGCTACTCATTTGCCTTTAGAAGATGttgcatttgaaaatgaaggtGATAGAGAATACATTGCTCCAGAAATTATTTCCGATTGCATTTACGATTTCAAAGCCGATATTTTTTCGCTGGGCCTTATGATCGTTGAAATTGCCGCTAACGTTGTATTGCCTGATAACGGTAACGCTTGGCACAAATTACGTTCAGGAGATCTCTCAGATGCCGGTAGATTAAGCTCTACAGATATTCATTCTGAATCACTTTTTTCTGATAGTTCGAAGGTGGATACGAACATTACAAGTATATCGGATTATCAGCATAACACCGGTAAGCACGGCAATGCTCTAAGAAGCAATAGATCAATTATACCAGCGTGGGTACCTAAATTTCTCATCGATGGTGAATCTTTAGAACGTATGGTAAAATGGATGATTGACCCAAATCACACAAGAAGACCAAGTGCGGATGATGTCTTACACACAGAGGAATGCATTTACGTGGAGATGACTCGTAAGGCAGGTGCCATAATTCAAGAAGACGATTACGGTCCTAAACCtgattttttcaccagttAGTTtgtcatattttttttttttttttttttttttgttttttcgCATCGCATCTCATCACATTGAATCTcatcaccaaatttttcatacATATATAAAGGAGAAAGGTTCAAGTTAACAGAACATGTCACTTGTCGTTCGGTAAACAGAAACATAAAACCATTGAATAGTTTGTGGTAATCTTGTTCGTCTTGCGAGTACGCCTGGCGATTAATTTTCTACGACTATCTTGTCTTGGGGTTACGATGAGTAAACGAAACACTAAAACGCTAGATAGTATCTGAAAGCATTATTTATGATTGTGTGTTATAAACAGAAATATCTCTGAACCCCTTCCATCCCTTCTTACATTATTACCATGACTATCATTCACATTATTGATATTATTGatactattgttattatgGACTATCAATACTAATAGTAATTTGAACAGTCTTGAACCTTTTAAATTATACAGACTATTAAATTTCTTATAAGTTgaagtttgaaaaaatgaCCAGAAAGAAAGGTTTCCACCAGAGTGAGGCGATTACAAACCCAACTTAGTTCTTCTCCAGTGTCTTCTCTTGGCGTTGTAACGGATAGTGTTGCCAGATCTCATTCTGATCCATTGAGGCAAAGGTCTGTTTTGCTTCTTGATCTTGGACAACTTTTGCTTGATCTTAAAAGTCTTTTGAGCCTAATTCATCAGTTAGTATATTGAACACATAATTAACGTAACAGAAGCCTATACGTATTCTGAACGTATTACTCTGAATCTCCAAAATAGTATCTCATTTCATGTCACACATACTGGCATCTTGATCTTTGGTCCTGGCCTCTTAACAGGAATTAACTAGTGATTGTTTGCCCTTCAAGTTCTTGTAACTATGTTTGATGAAACTAACCTTGCAGCGTGCAGGCGGACCTCCAGGCGGGAACCAACTGGTCTCTCAGAAAGCGACGACGCATCTGCCGGGCAGACGCAGTAGAACGCTAGGCAGAGTAACTGGACGGAGCTCCAGAGTGCCAGGCAGAATTGTTGGGCAGAGTCTGCCTAGGCACTGGGCGGAAAGTCTCCGCCTAGACGATGCGATAGCTGTAAAACTTTCAATCGGACCCACGCAAAAAAATGCGTCGACACCCCATACACCGCAGCTTTAAACggcatattttttcaattttctttttcaagaaattcacCGACGCACAAAAAACAGTCACTTGAAAAACTTCAACGGTTTCCGGAACCAGTGCACAGATGCCCACTGAACAGTTGAAAGTAGACGTACTACTAGTGGTTAATTGAGAAGGACATCTTTAACAGAGTCGACTTAGTGACAAAAACCAGCAACAAAAATGACCAGAACCTCTGTGCTAGCTGATGCTTTGAACGCCATCAACAACG
It encodes the following:
- the SWE1 gene encoding tyrosine protein kinase SWE1 (similar to uniprot|P32944 Saccharomyces cerevisiae YJL187C SWE1 Protein kinase that regulates the G2/M transition by inhibition of Cdc28p kinase activity localizes to the nucleus and to the daughter side of the mother-bud neck homolog of S. pombe Wee1p potential Cdc28p substrate); translated protein: MAEKLRLREQEEEEEEDFNMFKGEEMDYGGSNDDEEDEDEEDSDGRRSSNNLRFYPYTNHKLTRSVGTLNLSLSSNLSTPHHNKQLGDIREEDPNERSVNEYINRWSPFDDYSPSTPVTLKRTASKSELSPFVNDPDILKRWKYKVSNSRLNKSSLSPPQIQQRDTENVPPSGRLDPSAFNAPTGLVSKTSRSSSTYPQKLSIPDTPVKKSPMLEESRLSNTMDDSPRFNVTHETSLFQQSPSLKTIPQISVDNSPLSAGNYNGNPILDNDDDNNNNNHSRNHDVSINRLSKIRYPPHFHVNRYKKIKKSRNSIVLKNSELTNSLQQFTDDLYGTDNGNYQDQNGDVMFLSNLPPPSIGDPRTFYEGGSSTDTTPTRRKSMLGAQNKQHLPSIRVPSSDNRLEFAAHNGSAESSPLQHRKHATLNPDSHLFEKFKNVCTLGEGQFSKVYQVTFAQNNRKYAVKAIQPNKYNTVKRILQEVKILDEISKTNLDQEGKEYVIDFISSWKYQNAFYVMTEYCENGNLDGFLQEHIIAKNTRLEDWRIWKIIVEISLALRFVHESCHIVHLDLKPVNVMVTFEGNLKLGDFGMATHLPLEDVAFENEGDREYIAPEIISDCIYDFKADIFSLGLMIVEIAANVVLPDNGNAWHKLRSGDLSDAGRLSSTDIHSESLFSDSSKVDTNITSISDYQHNTGKHGNALRSNRSIIPAWVPKFLIDGESLERMVKWMIDPNHTRRPSADDVLHTEECIYVEMTRKAGAIIQEDDYGPKPDFFTS